One stretch of Alcaligenes faecalis DNA includes these proteins:
- a CDS encoding ClcB-like voltage-gated chloride channel protein produces the protein MIAHSVLSMRKRLQGFKWLSDMPAMLAWAVLAGILGALATLAFHQGMRFVQQVVTGQHGGIVAVTESLPWYMRLLFPTLGGLCAGILLWLAGRLPSGSNSDYMEAVAIGDGRLSIRQGLLRSLSSLMTVASGGSIGREGAMVHLASLSASAIGRFTLFGEARLRLLVACGAAAGVAAAYGAPIAGAVFVAEIVLGTMTMSSFGPLLMAAVSAHLTMRMLGGYHAPYEMTNVQAVAGWDILPFLVLGVLIGLAAPAFLKLLNLFRTLFKRTGLGLPLRLALGGLLLGLLLILMPRVAGNGFSVVSSMLHSDWAWYSVLLILVFKVLATGLTVGSGAVGGVFTPAIFVGAAFGTLFGQLTLLILPGLDLPLYLFTLVGMGAFLGAATSAPFMAILMLFEMTLSYQLVLPLIVACVMAYFVSRGVAEVAMYEVTLVRERDALLRHKLRHTTLAELVRPADTVVSTTTQMRDALQMFLDYPVRYLYVVNEEQVYQGVIAQPDLTRMLLDDNAAQERVVGDILRMDFVKTLYPNMSLDEAQEHFVSFAGERLPVLNGDGSGRLIGVVYKSAVLEKYSAIKRSLDASGEVMLDARR, from the coding sequence ATGATTGCCCATTCCGTGCTGTCGATGCGCAAGCGTCTGCAGGGTTTCAAGTGGTTGTCTGATATGCCCGCCATGCTGGCGTGGGCAGTCTTGGCCGGCATTTTGGGAGCCTTGGCTACGCTAGCCTTTCATCAGGGCATGCGCTTTGTGCAGCAAGTGGTCACGGGGCAGCACGGCGGCATCGTTGCGGTAACGGAAAGCCTGCCCTGGTACATGCGCCTCCTGTTTCCTACCCTGGGCGGTTTGTGCGCCGGTATCCTGCTGTGGCTGGCCGGGCGTCTGCCCTCGGGAAGTAACTCGGACTATATGGAAGCCGTGGCCATTGGCGACGGCCGCTTGTCCATCCGCCAGGGCTTGCTGCGATCCTTGTCCTCCCTGATGACGGTAGCGTCGGGCGGTTCGATTGGTCGGGAAGGGGCGATGGTGCATTTGGCCTCCTTGTCCGCTTCTGCGATAGGCCGTTTCACCTTGTTCGGTGAAGCCCGCCTGCGTTTGCTGGTGGCCTGTGGTGCCGCTGCCGGTGTGGCTGCGGCTTATGGGGCCCCGATTGCCGGTGCCGTATTTGTGGCCGAGATTGTGCTGGGCACCATGACCATGAGTAGCTTCGGCCCCCTGTTGATGGCGGCTGTCAGTGCTCACCTGACCATGCGCATGCTGGGTGGCTATCACGCCCCCTATGAAATGACGAATGTTCAGGCCGTTGCGGGTTGGGACATCTTGCCCTTTCTGGTTCTGGGTGTGCTGATTGGTCTGGCTGCACCCGCTTTCCTGAAATTGCTGAATTTGTTTCGTACCCTGTTCAAGCGTACCGGCCTGGGTTTGCCTTTGCGTCTGGCTTTGGGTGGCTTGCTGCTGGGACTGTTGCTGATCCTCATGCCGCGCGTGGCGGGTAATGGCTTCAGCGTGGTGTCCTCCATGCTGCACAGTGACTGGGCCTGGTACAGCGTACTGCTTATTCTGGTGTTCAAGGTTCTGGCTACAGGGTTGACGGTGGGCTCGGGCGCAGTCGGTGGTGTGTTTACCCCTGCCATCTTTGTGGGAGCGGCCTTTGGCACCCTGTTTGGTCAACTGACCTTGTTGATTCTGCCGGGTCTGGATTTGCCTTTGTACCTGTTCACGCTGGTGGGCATGGGTGCGTTCCTGGGGGCTGCGACCAGTGCGCCCTTCATGGCCATTCTGATGTTGTTTGAAATGACCTTGAGCTATCAACTGGTACTGCCGCTGATCGTGGCCTGTGTCATGGCTTATTTTGTGTCGCGTGGTGTGGCTGAAGTGGCCATGTATGAAGTTACCTTGGTGCGCGAGCGCGATGCCTTGCTGCGTCACAAGCTGCGTCATACCACCCTGGCTGAGCTGGTCCGTCCGGCGGACACCGTGGTCAGCACCACCACCCAAATGCGCGATGCCTTGCAGATGTTCCTGGATTACCCCGTGCGCTATTTGTATGTGGTGAACGAGGAGCAGGTTTATCAAGGTGTGATTGCCCAGCCCGACCTGACGCGTATGTTGCTGGACGACAACGCTGCCCAGGAACGTGTGGTGGGGGATATTTTGCGTATGGATTTCGTCAAGACGCTCTACCCGAACATGAGTCTGGACGAGGCTCAGGAACACTTCGTGAGCTTTGCCGGAGAGCGCCTGCCGGTATTGAATGGTGACGGCTCGGGTCGCCTGATTGGTGTAGTCTATAAGTCTGCTGTGCTGGAAAAATACTCCGCCATCAAACGCTCCCTGGATGCGAGCGGCGAAGTGATGCTGGATGCCCGGCGCTAA
- the nrdA gene encoding class 1a ribonucleoside-diphosphate reductase subunit alpha codes for MQSTEQLMVTKRDGRTEPINLDKIHRVVDWAAEGLSNVSVSQVELRSHIQFYNGIRTSDIHETIIKSAADLISEDTPDYQYLAARLAIFHLRKIAFGQFEPPSLFDHVTLQTKEGRYDPHLLQDYTRAEFDELDAHLDHWRDMNFSYGAVKQLEGKYLIQNRVTKRIYESPQFLYMLVAMCLFARYPADTRLSFIKRFYDAVSQFKISLPTPIMAGVRTPTRQFSSCVLIECDDSLDSINATTSAIVRYVSQRAGIGINGGRIRAVGSEIRGGEAQHTGCLPFFKMFQAAVKSCSQGGVRGGAATLFYPMWHLEVETLLVLKNNRGVEENRIRHLDYGVQINRLLYQRLIKGSHITLFSPHDVPGLYDAFFADQDEFERLYEMYEQDPAIRKRSLPAVELFSLLMQERASTGRIYIQNVDHCNTHSPFQADRAPVRQSNLCMEIALPTKPLNDLNDAEGEIALCTLSAFNLGALESLDELDGLAELIVRALDALLDYQDYPVKAALNATNKRRSLGVGVINYAYYLAKNGTRYSDPAALGLTHRTFEAIQYYLLKASVQLSREYGPCDAFDETTYAAGLLPTDTYKKDVDGICNEPLHLDWEALRADIVKHGLRNSTLTALMPSETSSQIANATNGIEPPRGLVSVKQSKDGILRQVVPEFEKYKDQYELLWQMPGNDDYLKLVGVMQKFVDQSISANTNYDPQRFEGGRVPMKQLLKDLLLAYKYGVKTLYYHNTRDGADDSHGEVEDDGCAGGACKI; via the coding sequence ATGCAATCAACCGAACAGTTAATGGTCACTAAGCGAGATGGCCGTACAGAACCTATTAACCTCGACAAGATTCACCGAGTGGTTGATTGGGCCGCTGAAGGTCTGAGTAATGTGTCCGTCTCTCAAGTAGAGCTGCGCTCTCACATTCAGTTCTACAACGGCATTCGCACTAGCGACATCCACGAAACCATCATCAAGTCGGCTGCGGATCTGATCTCCGAAGATACGCCTGACTACCAATATCTGGCTGCCCGTCTGGCGATTTTCCATCTGCGCAAAATCGCTTTTGGTCAGTTTGAACCCCCCAGCCTGTTCGATCACGTGACCTTGCAAACCAAGGAAGGTCGCTACGATCCGCATCTGTTGCAAGACTACACGCGCGCTGAATTCGATGAGCTGGATGCTCATCTGGATCACTGGCGTGACATGAATTTCTCCTACGGTGCCGTCAAGCAGCTGGAAGGCAAGTACCTGATTCAGAACCGCGTGACCAAGCGCATCTACGAAAGCCCCCAGTTCCTGTACATGCTGGTGGCCATGTGTCTGTTCGCCCGTTACCCTGCCGACACACGTCTGAGCTTCATCAAGCGCTTTTACGACGCCGTATCGCAATTCAAGATTTCCTTGCCCACGCCCATCATGGCTGGCGTGCGCACACCCACCCGTCAGTTCAGCTCTTGCGTGCTGATCGAATGTGACGACAGCCTGGACAGCATCAACGCCACGACCAGCGCCATTGTTCGTTACGTGTCACAGCGTGCCGGTATCGGTATCAACGGTGGCCGCATTCGCGCCGTAGGCAGCGAGATTCGTGGTGGTGAAGCACAACACACGGGCTGCCTGCCGTTCTTCAAGATGTTCCAGGCGGCGGTGAAGTCGTGCTCGCAAGGTGGTGTGCGCGGTGGTGCTGCAACCTTGTTCTACCCCATGTGGCACCTGGAAGTGGAAACACTGCTGGTCCTCAAGAACAACCGTGGTGTGGAAGAAAACCGTATCCGTCATCTGGACTACGGCGTTCAGATCAACCGCTTGCTGTACCAACGTCTGATCAAGGGCAGCCACATCACGCTGTTCTCGCCGCATGACGTGCCCGGCCTGTACGACGCGTTCTTCGCAGACCAGGACGAGTTCGAGCGTCTGTACGAAATGTACGAGCAGGATCCTGCCATCCGCAAGCGCAGCCTGCCTGCCGTGGAGCTGTTCTCCCTGCTGATGCAAGAGCGTGCCAGCACCGGCCGTATCTACATTCAGAACGTGGACCACTGCAATACGCACAGCCCATTCCAGGCCGACCGCGCTCCTGTGCGCCAGTCCAACCTGTGCATGGAAATCGCTCTGCCTACCAAGCCTTTGAACGATCTGAACGATGCCGAAGGCGAAATCGCCCTGTGCACGCTGTCGGCGTTCAACCTGGGCGCTCTGGAGTCTCTGGACGAGCTGGACGGCCTGGCTGAACTGATTGTTCGTGCTCTGGATGCTTTGCTGGACTACCAGGATTACCCGGTCAAGGCCGCGCTGAATGCAACCAACAAGCGTCGTTCCCTGGGCGTTGGCGTCATCAACTACGCTTACTACCTGGCCAAGAACGGCACCCGCTACTCCGATCCCGCTGCCTTGGGCCTGACCCACCGCACGTTTGAAGCCATCCAGTACTACCTGTTGAAGGCTTCGGTGCAGTTGTCGCGTGAATACGGTCCTTGCGATGCCTTCGACGAAACGACGTATGCCGCTGGTTTGCTGCCTACCGACACCTACAAGAAAGATGTGGACGGTATCTGCAACGAGCCGCTGCACCTGGATTGGGAAGCCCTGCGTGCTGACATCGTCAAGCACGGTCTGCGCAACTCGACCCTGACAGCCCTGATGCCTTCGGAAACCTCCAGTCAGATCGCCAATGCCACCAACGGTATTGAGCCTCCGCGTGGCCTGGTGTCCGTCAAGCAGTCCAAGGACGGTATCTTGCGTCAGGTGGTGCCTGAATTTGAAAAATATAAGGATCAGTACGAATTGCTGTGGCAAATGCCTGGCAACGACGACTACCTGAAGTTGGTTGGCGTGATGCAGAAGTTTGTTGACCAGTCGATCTCTGCGAACACCAACTATGACCCACAGCGGTTCGAGGGTGGTCGCGTACCGATGAAGCAACTGCTCAAGGACCTGCTGCTGGCCTACAAATACGGTGTGAAGACCTTGTACTACCACAACACCCGCGACGGTGCCGATGATTCGCATGGCGAAGTAGAGGACGACGGTTGCGCAGGCGGCGCGTGCAAGATCTAA
- the recQ gene encoding DNA helicase RecQ, with protein MAQSALEVLQEVFGYDSFRGSQHEIIETLIQGGDALVLMPTGGGKSLCYQIPALVRPGTGVVVSPLIALMQDQVDALNELGVNAAYLNSTQDWQTAREVEREFLTGQLDLLYVAPERLLTDRCLDLLARGQISLFAIDEAHCVSQWGHDFRPEYLGLDLLAQRWPGVPRVALTATATQLTRVEIAQRLKLEEARHFVASFDRPNICYRIIEKNEVRKQLLSFIQEEHSGDAGIVYCLSRSRVEDTAEFLCKNGIHALPYHAGLDAQQRAINQARFLREEGVVMVATIAFGMGVNKPDVRFVAHIDLPKSVEGYYQETGRAGRDGEVATAWLAYGLQDVVQLHRMINQSQGDAAHRRQQGQALDAMLGLCETISCRRQRLLAYFDQQIEPCGNCDTCLEAPEAWDGTVAAQKMLSTIYRLWRERGQRFGAGHLIDILLGKLTDRVKEHEHDKLTVFGVGKDLTDQAWRGVLRQLLAHSLVTVDLEGYGTLLLTEASREVLKGERTLMLRRETVTRGPAAHRVKGQAPAGPALEPDQQRRFEALRAWRAATAREHGVPAYVIFHDATLREVAIRCPSSEADLEPITGIGVRKREAYGEALLRCVQEFQTQ; from the coding sequence ATGGCCCAGTCAGCACTTGAGGTTCTTCAGGAAGTTTTTGGTTATGACAGTTTTCGTGGCTCTCAGCACGAGATTATCGAGACCCTGATCCAAGGCGGTGACGCCCTGGTCTTGATGCCCACGGGCGGCGGCAAGTCGCTGTGTTACCAGATTCCTGCTTTGGTGCGACCCGGCACCGGCGTGGTCGTGTCCCCCCTGATTGCCTTGATGCAGGATCAGGTGGATGCCCTCAATGAGCTGGGTGTTAATGCTGCCTATCTGAACTCCACCCAGGATTGGCAAACCGCCCGCGAGGTCGAGCGCGAGTTTCTGACGGGGCAGCTGGATCTGCTCTATGTGGCTCCCGAGCGTTTGCTGACAGACCGTTGCCTGGATTTGCTGGCACGCGGCCAGATTTCCCTGTTTGCCATTGACGAAGCCCACTGCGTATCGCAATGGGGCCACGACTTCCGCCCGGAATACCTGGGCCTGGATTTGCTGGCCCAGCGCTGGCCGGGAGTGCCACGGGTTGCCTTGACGGCGACTGCCACTCAGTTGACGCGGGTAGAAATTGCCCAGCGCCTGAAGCTGGAAGAGGCCCGGCATTTTGTCGCCAGTTTTGATCGCCCTAATATTTGCTATCGCATCATCGAAAAGAACGAGGTGCGCAAGCAGCTCTTGAGCTTCATTCAGGAAGAGCACTCCGGTGATGCGGGGATTGTGTATTGCCTGTCGCGCTCGCGCGTGGAAGATACCGCCGAGTTTCTGTGCAAGAACGGTATCCATGCCTTGCCCTACCATGCAGGGCTGGATGCGCAGCAACGCGCCATCAACCAGGCCCGCTTTCTTCGAGAAGAAGGGGTGGTCATGGTGGCAACCATTGCCTTTGGCATGGGTGTCAATAAACCAGATGTGCGCTTTGTAGCCCACATTGACCTGCCCAAATCGGTGGAGGGGTATTACCAGGAAACCGGGCGGGCAGGGCGCGATGGTGAAGTGGCCACGGCCTGGCTGGCCTATGGTTTGCAAGACGTGGTGCAATTGCACCGCATGATTAACCAGTCGCAAGGCGATGCGGCACACCGACGCCAGCAAGGCCAGGCGCTGGATGCCATGTTGGGCCTGTGCGAAACCATTTCCTGCCGCCGCCAGCGCTTGTTGGCGTATTTCGATCAGCAGATCGAGCCTTGCGGTAACTGCGATACCTGCCTGGAAGCGCCGGAAGCCTGGGATGGTACGGTGGCAGCGCAGAAAATGCTCTCTACAATCTATAGATTGTGGCGCGAGCGCGGTCAGCGCTTCGGGGCCGGACACCTGATCGACATCCTGCTGGGCAAGCTGACGGACCGTGTCAAAGAGCACGAGCATGACAAGCTCACCGTCTTTGGCGTGGGCAAGGATCTGACCGATCAAGCCTGGCGTGGGGTACTGCGCCAGTTGCTGGCACATAGTCTGGTCACGGTGGACCTGGAAGGGTACGGCACCTTGTTGCTGACCGAGGCCAGCCGCGAAGTGCTCAAAGGGGAACGCACTTTAATGTTGCGGCGCGAAACCGTAACACGCGGACCCGCTGCACACCGAGTAAAAGGTCAGGCGCCTGCCGGACCTGCGCTGGAGCCCGATCAGCAGCGACGATTCGAGGCTTTGCGTGCCTGGCGTGCCGCGACCGCCCGCGAACATGGCGTCCCCGCCTATGTCATTTTCCATGATGCCACTTTGCGTGAAGTGGCCATCCGCTGCCCCAGCTCAGAGGCTGATCTGGAGCCGATTACAGGCATAGGTGTACGCAAAAGAGAGGCCTATGGCGAGGCTTTGCTGCGCTGCGTTCAAGAGTTCCAGACGCAATAG
- the mraZ gene encoding division/cell wall cluster transcriptional repressor MraZ, with amino-acid sequence MFQGSSALTLDAKGRMSIPTRHRDALLQQEQGRLTLTRHPDGCLLVYPRSVWEEKREQIARFPMSARFLQRLLLGSAQDVDLDSAGRILIAPELRTAVGLERDAMLLGMATHFELWNAQELERRQAQDLAENSTDVFDTFSF; translated from the coding sequence GTGTTCCAAGGCAGCAGCGCACTCACACTGGATGCTAAGGGTCGGATGTCCATTCCGACTCGGCACCGTGACGCGCTTTTGCAGCAGGAACAAGGCCGCTTGACCCTCACTCGCCATCCCGACGGCTGTTTGCTGGTGTATCCGCGCAGTGTGTGGGAAGAAAAGCGCGAACAAATTGCCCGCTTTCCCATGAGTGCCCGTTTCTTGCAACGCCTGCTGCTGGGCAGTGCTCAGGACGTTGATCTGGACTCCGCTGGTCGGATATTGATCGCTCCCGAACTGCGCACCGCAGTGGGGCTGGAGCGCGACGCCATGCTGCTGGGTATGGCCACCCATTTTGAGTTGTGGAATGCGCAGGAACTGGAACGCCGACAGGCCCAGGATCTGGCTGAAAACTCCACAGACGTATTCGACACTTTTTCTTTCTGA
- a CDS encoding ATP-binding cassette domain-containing protein, producing the protein MSNNLISLTDVQLAFGHHPLLDHADLVIQRNERIGLIGRNGAGKSSLLKILDQRQVPDDGQVKRLGGLKIATVEQEPELDPEVSIYDFLCGDFTETEDWQRPARVNALMDKLGLDPDALTGSLSGGQRKRVALANALVEEPDLLLLDEPTNHLDFDGILWLEQLLLDFRGSAVIITHDRRFLDVVTTRIIELDRGKLFSFPGNFSQWQERKAEFLEAEKQQNAKFDKFLAQEEVWIRKGVQARRTRDEGRVRRLEQLRRDRAERRERSGDVKFAISEGQRSGKLVAELQDVSHGYDGRVLIKDFSTVLMRGDRIGLIGHNGAGKTTLLRIMLGLQEPNSGVVRHGTKLNIGYFDQMRSRLDENATLADTISPGSEWVEIGNQRKHIMSYLEDFLFPAARAHSPVRSLSGGERARLALARMFAQPTNVLVLDEPTNDLDIETLELLEDLIQDYTGTVLLVSHDRTFLDNVVTQVIAAEGQGLWGEYVGGYDEWLAQRPQANAATQASASNAAPAPAAAKPTAERGVKATKVSRLASWEEKELEALPEKIAAIESQQAELAEQLSAPDLYKDGSARADEINQKLDQLNTDLEQLFERWEKLEEKRLAS; encoded by the coding sequence ATGTCCAATAATCTGATTTCCCTGACCGATGTCCAATTGGCATTCGGCCACCATCCCTTGCTGGACCATGCCGATCTGGTCATACAAAGAAACGAACGCATCGGTCTGATCGGGCGCAATGGTGCTGGTAAATCATCACTTTTGAAAATTTTGGATCAACGCCAGGTTCCCGACGACGGCCAGGTCAAACGACTGGGTGGGCTGAAAATTGCCACCGTCGAACAAGAACCCGAGCTGGATCCCGAAGTCAGCATTTACGATTTTCTGTGTGGCGATTTCACTGAAACCGAAGATTGGCAGCGCCCTGCCCGCGTCAATGCCTTGATGGACAAGCTGGGGCTGGACCCCGACGCCCTGACCGGCAGCCTGTCTGGCGGCCAGCGCAAACGCGTGGCCCTGGCCAATGCACTGGTGGAAGAACCCGATCTGCTCTTGCTGGACGAGCCCACCAACCACCTGGACTTTGATGGCATTCTTTGGCTGGAACAACTGCTGCTGGATTTTCGCGGCAGTGCCGTCATCATTACCCACGATCGCCGATTCCTGGATGTAGTGACCACCCGCATCATCGAGCTGGATCGAGGGAAACTCTTCAGCTTTCCCGGCAACTTCAGCCAATGGCAGGAACGCAAAGCCGAGTTCCTGGAGGCAGAAAAGCAACAAAACGCCAAGTTTGATAAATTTCTGGCCCAGGAAGAAGTCTGGATACGCAAAGGCGTACAGGCGCGTCGCACGCGCGACGAAGGCCGCGTGCGCCGCCTGGAGCAATTGCGCCGCGACCGTGCCGAGCGTCGCGAACGTTCGGGCGACGTCAAATTCGCCATTTCCGAGGGCCAGCGCTCCGGCAAGCTGGTCGCCGAATTACAGGATGTCAGCCACGGCTACGATGGCCGCGTACTGATCAAGGATTTCTCGACCGTGTTGATGCGCGGCGACCGTATTGGCCTGATCGGGCACAACGGCGCAGGCAAAACCACCTTGCTGCGTATCATGCTGGGCTTGCAAGAACCCAATTCCGGCGTTGTGCGCCACGGCACCAAACTCAATATTGGCTACTTTGACCAGATGCGCAGCCGTCTGGATGAAAACGCCACGCTGGCCGACACCATCAGCCCCGGTAGCGAATGGGTAGAAATCGGCAATCAGCGCAAGCACATCATGAGCTATCTGGAGGACTTCCTGTTTCCAGCCGCCCGCGCCCACTCCCCCGTACGCAGCCTGTCCGGTGGCGAGCGAGCCCGACTGGCGCTGGCACGCATGTTTGCTCAACCTACTAATGTATTAGTACTGGATGAGCCGACCAACGACCTGGACATTGAAACCCTGGAACTGCTGGAAGACCTGATTCAGGACTACACCGGCACCGTGCTGCTGGTCAGCCACGACCGAACCTTCCTGGACAATGTGGTCACTCAGGTCATTGCCGCTGAAGGCCAAGGCCTTTGGGGCGAATATGTGGGTGGCTACGACGAATGGCTGGCGCAACGTCCTCAGGCCAACGCAGCGACGCAGGCATCAGCCAGCAACGCAGCACCCGCTCCTGCCGCCGCCAAACCAACTGCCGAGCGCGGTGTCAAAGCAACCAAGGTAAGCCGTCTGGCGTCATGGGAAGAAAAGGAACTGGAAGCGCTGCCCGAGAAAATTGCAGCCATAGAAAGCCAGCAAGCCGAACTGGCAGAACAACTGAGCGCGCCGGATCTGTATAAAGACGGTTCCGCTCGAGCTGACGAGATCAACCAAAAACTGGATCAGCTCAACACGGACCTGGAGCAGTTATTTGAGCGCTGGGAAAAGCTGGAAGAAAAACGCCTGGCCAGCTAA
- a CDS encoding cytochrome d ubiquinol oxidase subunit II produces the protein MIDSFANALGLGAHDPAFWMPLAFLALFFLIIVAGTVLDGFDIGVGCLSLLAPDSLRPRMLSLLSPWRDANEFWLFLGLGLFVCAFPKAWGAVMGGLYGPLCALGVGVFARSVSFEFRLRAPVERQSRWQMGFALGSWLTAFSHGVLLAQVVVGFQSDSGYIWFSIFMGFCAIAAYCLLGASWLIMREAGELRARAVNWGRRSVRWFAAGAVGVSVVLAFVNAGVLLKWSDGPYWGLVLFLWALILSCFVSIEMSLQRMINSSYRTTTLPFLLTLFVMVSVMAGLAFSFFPYLILDEMTIWDAAAGVPALSLILSAIVITLPIVLIFNVWVYWRMFGLSRPPLPPSFKG, from the coding sequence ATGATTGATTCTTTTGCAAATGCGCTGGGCCTGGGTGCCCATGATCCGGCGTTCTGGATGCCCTTGGCGTTTCTGGCCCTGTTCTTTCTGATTATTGTGGCCGGTACGGTTCTGGACGGCTTCGATATTGGCGTGGGTTGCTTGTCCTTGCTGGCTCCGGATTCCTTGCGTCCCCGCATGTTGTCCTTGTTGAGCCCATGGCGCGACGCCAACGAGTTCTGGCTGTTTCTGGGCCTGGGCTTGTTTGTTTGCGCTTTCCCCAAAGCCTGGGGGGCGGTGATGGGCGGGCTGTATGGGCCTTTATGTGCTTTGGGTGTCGGCGTCTTTGCCCGTTCCGTATCCTTTGAGTTCCGCCTGCGTGCGCCGGTAGAGCGTCAGTCCCGCTGGCAAATGGGTTTTGCCCTGGGCTCCTGGTTGACGGCGTTCTCCCACGGTGTCTTGCTGGCTCAGGTCGTGGTGGGTTTCCAAAGCGATTCAGGCTATATCTGGTTCTCTATTTTCATGGGCTTTTGCGCCATCGCCGCGTACTGCTTGCTGGGGGCCAGCTGGCTCATCATGCGCGAGGCAGGCGAGCTGCGCGCCCGTGCGGTGAACTGGGGCCGTCGTTCGGTGCGCTGGTTTGCAGCTGGTGCCGTAGGTGTGTCCGTCGTGCTGGCTTTTGTAAATGCCGGCGTGCTGCTGAAATGGAGTGATGGACCGTACTGGGGACTGGTGCTGTTTTTGTGGGCCTTGATTCTTAGCTGCTTTGTGTCGATTGAGATGAGCCTGCAGCGCATGATCAACAGCAGCTATCGCACAACAACCTTGCCTTTTTTGCTGACTCTGTTCGTGATGGTTTCCGTCATGGCGGGGCTGGCGTTCAGTTTCTTCCCCTATCTGATTCTGGACGAGATGACGATCTGGGACGCCGCTGCCGGGGTGCCTGCCCTGAGCCTGATCCTGTCAGCGATTGTGATTACCTTGCCCATCGTCTTGATTTTCAACGTGTGGGTGTATTGGCGCATGTTTGGATTGTCCCGCCCACCTTTGCCGCCCAGCTTTAAAGGCTGA
- the nrdB gene encoding class Ia ribonucleoside-diphosphate reductase subunit beta, with translation MTTYSTFSKTDNDQLKEPMFFGQPVNVARYDQQKYPIFEKLIEKQLSFFWRPEEVDITQDRIDYQNLPDHEKHIFISNLKYQTLLDSIQGRSPNVAFLPLVSIPELETWIETWAFSETIHSRSYTHIIRNIANDPSVIFDDIVRNENIQLRAADISSYYDDLISDTMLYAQLGAGEHEINGETRTLSVYELKKKLYLCMMSVNILEAIRFYVSFACSFAFAERKLMEGNAKIIRLIARDEALHLTGTQHIINILRSGSDDPEFAQIARELEPVCFAMFKDAAEQEKQWADYLFRDGSMIGLNKDILGQYVEYITNIRMGAVGLKPAFESVKHNPIPWINTWLSSDTVQVAPQEVELSSYLVGQIDSAVSAGDFDGIEL, from the coding sequence ATGACTACCTATAGTACTTTTTCTAAAACGGATAACGACCAGCTCAAGGAACCCATGTTCTTTGGGCAGCCGGTTAACGTGGCTCGCTACGACCAGCAAAAATATCCGATTTTTGAAAAGCTGATTGAAAAGCAGTTGTCCTTCTTCTGGCGTCCGGAAGAAGTGGACATCACCCAGGACCGGATCGACTACCAGAACCTGCCTGACCACGAAAAGCATATTTTCATCAGCAATCTGAAGTATCAGACCTTGCTGGATTCCATCCAGGGCCGCAGCCCCAACGTGGCCTTCCTGCCTCTGGTTTCCATTCCAGAGCTGGAAACCTGGATTGAAACCTGGGCTTTTTCCGAGACGATTCACTCGCGCTCGTACACGCACATCATTCGCAATATTGCCAATGACCCGTCCGTTATTTTTGACGACATCGTGCGCAACGAGAACATTCAGCTGCGTGCTGCCGACATTTCCTCGTACTACGATGATCTGATCAGCGACACCATGTTGTACGCCCAACTGGGTGCAGGCGAACACGAGATCAACGGTGAAACCCGTACGCTCAGCGTGTATGAGCTCAAGAAGAAGTTGTACCTGTGCATGATGAGCGTCAATATTCTTGAGGCCATCCGCTTTTATGTCAGCTTTGCCTGCTCCTTCGCCTTTGCCGAGCGCAAGCTGATGGAAGGCAATGCCAAGATCATTCGCCTGATTGCGCGTGATGAAGCGCTGCACCTGACTGGCACGCAGCACATCATCAATATCCTGCGTTCCGGCAGCGACGATCCCGAGTTCGCTCAGATCGCCCGTGAACTGGAGCCGGTTTGCTTTGCCATGTTCAAGGATGCCGCCGAGCAGGAGAAGCAGTGGGCGGATTACCTGTTCCGCGACGGTTCCATGATTGGTCTGAACAAGGACATTCTGGGGCAGTACGTGGAGTACATCACCAATATCCGTATGGGTGCAGTGGGCCTGAAGCCTGCGTTTGAGTCCGTCAAACATAACCCCATTCCATGGATCAACACCTGGCTGTCCTCGGACACCGTGCAGGTGGCACCTCAAGAGGTGGAACTGAGCTCTTACCTGGTCGGCCAGATCGACTCGGCCGTGTCGGCCGGCGACTTCGACGGTATTGAGTTATGA
- the yfaE gene encoding class I ribonucleotide reductase maintenance protein YfaE → MSQVRTTDHDFQLRDGETLLEGLERTGHQVEYQCRSGYCGSCRIPLVYGKVAYKEQPLAYVGPGEVLPCCCTVLEPIMVDCQRIARIEEEPEDQFGFTGLNP, encoded by the coding sequence ATGAGTCAAGTCCGGACAACTGATCATGACTTTCAGTTGCGGGACGGCGAAACTTTGTTGGAAGGTTTGGAACGAACCGGCCATCAGGTTGAGTATCAATGCAGGAGCGGCTATTGCGGCTCCTGCCGTATTCCTCTTGTGTATGGAAAGGTTGCTTATAAAGAGCAGCCTTTAGCGTATGTCGGCCCAGGCGAGGTTTTGCCGTGCTGTTGCACGGTACTCGAACCGATCATGGTTGATTGTCAGCGCATTGCCCGGATTGAGGAGGAACCAGAGGATCAGTTCGGCTTTACCGGGCTGAACCCCTGA